In one window of Candidatus Avedoeria danica DNA:
- a CDS encoding VWA domain-containing protein: MPRLMRPALAATLALAAALALLAAAPAATSHAVRTHAPEPTATPLPPCAVTATRAVEPLTARVGETVDVTVVLGARCPIEMFPLHIVYVVDASADMKTAEGREVLRSVRRSIAALTPDDRTVLRIGIVGYNSRAAVSCPVSRDTSAAIRCIDRIRPRGEARPEVGLDRALGLLTYARALGGGDRNAIREVIVLVARQPRGVSQCSGALSAAGHIRGQGILLVTACVGDSCDDDCMQSLALTPRYFLDWRPPQAIEQQLDALFRSITRNFSNSLRLWSIAITDTLATSVTLVPNSARPEPNTTGQAPTTLVWRPTHVPKEGWTITYRVRLDAIGKITLPAGGSGSFIDSRHRSGRFDVPPRHIDVLP; the protein is encoded by the coding sequence ATGCCCCGGCTCATGCGCCCCGCCCTCGCCGCGACCCTCGCCCTGGCCGCGGCCCTAGCGCTTCTTGCGGCGGCGCCCGCCGCGACGTCGCACGCTGTCCGCACGCACGCCCCCGAGCCGACCGCGACGCCGTTGCCGCCTTGCGCCGTGACGGCCACCCGCGCCGTCGAACCACTCACGGCGCGCGTCGGCGAGACGGTCGACGTCACCGTGGTGCTGGGGGCGCGGTGTCCGATCGAAATGTTTCCGCTGCATATCGTCTATGTCGTCGATGCATCGGCGGACATGAAGACCGCCGAGGGCCGCGAGGTGCTGCGGAGCGTGCGGCGATCGATCGCCGCACTGACTCCGGACGATCGAACCGTCCTGCGCATCGGCATCGTCGGCTACAACTCGCGTGCCGCGGTGAGCTGTCCGGTGAGCCGCGACACGAGCGCCGCGATTCGGTGCATCGACCGCATCCGGCCGCGCGGCGAAGCGCGCCCGGAAGTCGGCCTCGATCGCGCGCTCGGGCTTCTCACGTATGCCCGCGCCCTTGGCGGCGGCGATCGGAACGCCATTCGCGAGGTCATCGTCCTCGTCGCCCGGCAACCGCGCGGCGTATCCCAGTGCAGCGGCGCGCTCTCGGCCGCCGGTCACATTCGCGGTCAGGGCATCCTCCTCGTCACCGCCTGCGTCGGCGACAGTTGTGACGACGACTGCATGCAGAGCCTGGCCCTGACGCCCCGCTACTTCCTCGATTGGCGGCCGCCGCAGGCGATCGAACAGCAACTCGATGCGTTGTTCCGGTCGATCACCAGAAACTTCTCCAACTCTCTCCGCCTCTGGTCCATCGCGATCACCGACACGCTGGCCACATCCGTGACCCTCGTCCCGAACAGCGCCCGACCCGAGCCAAACACCACCGGCCAGGCGCCGACGACGCTCGTGTGGCGACCGACCCACGTGCCCAAGGAGGGGTGGACGATCACCTACCGCGTCCGCCTCGACGCAATCGGCAAGATCACACTGCCCGCCGGCGGCAGCGGCTCGTTCATCGACAGCCGCCACCGTTCCGGACGATTCGATGTCCCACCCCGACACATCGATGTCCTGCCGTAA
- a CDS encoding VWA domain-containing protein, whose amino-acid sequence MRRIPLPSLAHAIGLAVVATLALAALSTRPALAQPPPTVSSCIPRPDAVAEPGVLAPGDVTHVTLRSAFDGCGVISSELRIVLVLDGSGSMARDHAMVKAAAVALVDALKMPETPGTQVGVVGFNSTAKVYCQLTNRRSQAVGCIQRIGAVGDTCIDCGIKAGIGVLSHGRTDATFRDRLREVMIVLSDGENMSGCGTVQAAAGQAKAQGIHVFTICLGGGCDVACMRSIATNPRSFFEARQVGQVGSILDRIREQLDTGWLRRLVISATLTADMTLIEDSSSPPAASVSPDNRTLRWDNSDVWLPSAEVRFTVRVPAASGTYPILTTASAVFTDVVHAGGAFAFPIPRVEVIINPPTLTPAPATPTSDQPPLPTAIGPTDTPAPPGPTATPAPPDPAVCPRLAARLPQAAIDAALADPSRVGGWGVPCRVGQPLGPMNPPRRWLDLRNGNLPWHPVFNGVVFKCGCG is encoded by the coding sequence ATGCGCCGAATCCCCCTCCCCTCGCTCGCCCACGCGATCGGGCTCGCCGTCGTCGCCACCTTGGCCCTCGCGGCCCTCTCGACGCGACCCGCCCTCGCCCAGCCGCCCCCGACCGTCTCGTCGTGCATCCCGCGCCCGGACGCCGTCGCCGAGCCCGGCGTCCTCGCGCCCGGCGACGTGACGCACGTCACGCTGCGGTCCGCGTTCGACGGCTGCGGGGTCATCTCGAGCGAGCTTCGTATCGTCCTCGTGCTCGACGGTTCCGGCTCGATGGCCCGAGATCACGCGATGGTGAAGGCCGCTGCCGTGGCCCTCGTCGATGCGCTGAAGATGCCGGAGACGCCGGGCACTCAGGTGGGCGTCGTCGGGTTCAACAGCACCGCCAAGGTGTATTGCCAGCTAACGAACCGTCGCTCTCAGGCGGTCGGCTGCATCCAGCGGATCGGCGCCGTGGGCGACACGTGCATCGACTGCGGGATCAAGGCGGGCATCGGCGTCCTGAGCCACGGGCGGACCGACGCAACCTTCCGCGACCGGTTGCGAGAGGTGATGATCGTCCTGTCCGACGGCGAGAACATGAGCGGCTGTGGCACCGTGCAGGCCGCCGCCGGGCAGGCGAAGGCGCAAGGGATCCACGTCTTCACGATCTGCCTCGGCGGCGGCTGCGACGTGGCGTGCATGCGATCGATCGCGACGAACCCGCGTTCGTTCTTCGAGGCGCGCCAGGTCGGACAGGTCGGCAGCATCCTCGACCGCATCCGCGAGCAGCTCGACACGGGCTGGCTGCGGCGGCTGGTGATCTCGGCGACGCTGACCGCGGACATGACCCTGATCGAAGATTCGTCCTCCCCGCCGGCCGCATCCGTCAGCCCCGATAACCGCACACTGCGCTGGGACAATTCCGACGTCTGGCTGCCGAGCGCGGAAGTTCGATTCACCGTTCGCGTCCCGGCGGCGAGCGGCACCTATCCGATCCTCACCACCGCGTCCGCCGTGTTCACCGATGTCGTCCACGCGGGCGGGGCGTTCGCGTTCCCGATCCCGCGCGTCGAGGTGATCATCAATCCCCCGACGCTCACCCCTGCCCCGGCGACGCCGACGTCGGACCAGCCCCCGCTCCCGACAGCCATCGGGCCGACGGACACGCCCGCGCCCCCTGGGCCGACCGCCACACCCGCACCGCCCGACCCGGCCGTCTGCCCCCGCCTCGCCGCACGCCTCCCCCAAGCCGCCATCGACGCCGCCCTCGCCGACCCATCCCGCGTCGGCGGCTGGGGCGTCCCGTGCCGCGTCGGGCAACCCCTCGGTCCGATGAACCCGCCGCGGCGCTGGCTGGACCTGCGGAACGGGAACCTGCCGTGGCATCCGGTGTTCAACGGGGTGGTGTTCAAGTGCGGGTGCGGCTGA
- a CDS encoding NAD(P)/FAD-dependent oxidoreductase yields the protein MEAEPHDVVVVGGGAAGLSAALVLGRARRRVVVVDAGAPRNAPAAHMQGFLSRDGMPPGDFLGVGRSEVIGYGVEMLQDRVRGIEPGFSVRLAGGTVLTARRILIATGVDDELPEIPGVRERWGRDLLHCPYCHGWEVRDQPLGVLGTQPGSTLHAELVRQWSDDVVFFRHTYDLTTAEEARLEARAIRIIRGEVARLVVEDDRMTGVELTDGRVIARTAVFIRPGNRPHADGLLSELGCALDEAGFVAVDATGRTSVSGIWAAGNVVDPRAQVISAAGAGSTAAIAINADLVQDDVERASARRRHR from the coding sequence ATGGAAGCCGAGCCGCATGACGTGGTGGTGGTGGGGGGTGGAGCGGCCGGTTTGAGCGCCGCTCTCGTCCTGGGCCGGGCCCGACGCCGGGTGGTCGTGGTCGATGCGGGAGCGCCACGCAACGCTCCCGCAGCTCACATGCAAGGGTTCTTGTCCCGCGACGGGATGCCGCCGGGCGACTTCTTGGGCGTGGGGCGGTCCGAGGTCATCGGTTATGGTGTCGAAATGCTTCAGGATCGGGTGCGAGGGATCGAGCCCGGATTCTCCGTTCGTTTGGCTGGCGGCACGGTGTTGACGGCGCGGCGCATCCTGATCGCGACCGGGGTGGACGACGAGCTGCCGGAGATCCCCGGGGTGCGCGAGCGATGGGGCCGTGACCTCTTGCACTGTCCGTACTGCCATGGATGGGAGGTGCGCGACCAACCCCTCGGGGTCTTGGGCACCCAGCCCGGCTCGACGCTGCACGCAGAGCTGGTCCGGCAGTGGTCCGACGACGTCGTCTTCTTCCGCCACACCTATGATCTGACCACAGCCGAAGAAGCACGGCTGGAAGCACGAGCGATCCGTATCATCCGCGGTGAGGTCGCGCGCCTGGTCGTCGAAGATGACCGGATGACCGGCGTCGAGCTAACCGACGGTCGGGTGATCGCGCGAACGGCAGTATTCATCCGACCCGGCAATCGCCCGCACGCCGATGGTCTGCTCTCTGAATTGGGCTGTGCCCTCGATGAGGCCGGGTTCGTTGCCGTCGACGCCACCGGCCGCACCAGCGTCTCCGGCATATGGGCGGCGGGCAATGTGGTCGATCCGCGCGCCCAAGTGATCAGCGCTGCCGGCGCCGGGTCCACGGCAGCGATCGCCATCAACGCCGACCTGGTTCAAGACGATGTCGAACGTGCATCGGCACGACGAAGGCACCGATAA
- a CDS encoding phosphoribosylformylglycinamidine cyclo-ligase encodes MSAPDPDTPSLLTQPLTYAQTGVDYTSLDPAKVMAQRAAAATAGALARFDHSEVAASRGESAFVWDEGDRYRAMVIEGLGTKSLVADATRAITGRSHYDALAQDTVAMIVNDLIVVGAAPQVVTAYWAVGDGAWFDDRERARDLVDGWAAACVLAGATWGGGETPALSGIIEPGTIDLAGAAIGVIAPKERLVLGDRLAAGDRIVLIESTGIHANGLSLARRVAERLPEGYATPVGEHCFGEALLAPTPIYASLVAALFEAGVDIRYLVNVTGHGWRKLMRAPRADLRYVLDVLPPVPAVLRFIRHHAGLDDRESYATLNMGAGFAVYAAAADAATVVDVAGRLGMAAWAAGRVEAGAPGVEIGPLGVTYEGGALGVRA; translated from the coding sequence ATGAGCGCCCCCGACCCGGACACCCCATCTCTGCTGACGCAACCCCTAACCTACGCCCAAACCGGCGTCGACTACACCTCCCTCGACCCCGCCAAGGTCATGGCCCAGCGCGCCGCCGCCGCCACCGCCGGCGCCCTGGCGCGCTTCGACCACTCCGAAGTGGCCGCCAGCCGCGGCGAGAGCGCGTTCGTCTGGGACGAGGGCGACCGTTATCGCGCGATGGTCATCGAGGGCCTCGGCACCAAGAGCCTCGTGGCGGATGCCACGCGCGCGATCACCGGCCGCAGCCACTACGACGCGCTGGCGCAGGACACCGTGGCGATGATCGTCAACGACCTGATCGTCGTCGGCGCCGCGCCGCAGGTGGTCACGGCGTACTGGGCCGTGGGTGACGGGGCGTGGTTCGACGACCGCGAGCGGGCGCGCGACCTCGTCGACGGCTGGGCGGCGGCGTGCGTTCTGGCGGGGGCGACGTGGGGCGGGGGCGAGACGCCGGCGCTCTCCGGGATCATCGAACCGGGCACGATCGATCTGGCGGGGGCGGCGATCGGCGTCATCGCGCCGAAGGAGCGGCTGGTGCTCGGTGACCGACTGGCCGCGGGGGATCGGATCGTCTTGATCGAAAGCACCGGGATCCACGCGAACGGGCTGAGCCTGGCGCGGCGGGTGGCGGAGCGGCTGCCGGAGGGGTACGCGACGCCGGTCGGGGAGCACTGCTTCGGCGAGGCGCTGCTGGCACCGACACCGATCTACGCGTCGCTCGTCGCCGCACTCTTCGAGGCCGGCGTGGACATCCGCTACCTGGTGAACGTGACGGGCCACGGCTGGCGCAAGCTGATGCGCGCGCCTCGCGCCGACCTGCGGTATGTGCTGGACGTTCTGCCGCCGGTACCGGCCGTCTTGCGCTTCATCCGGCACCATGCAGGGTTGGATGACCGTGAGTCGTATGCGACGTTGAACATGGGCGCCGGGTTCGCGGTGTACGCGGCGGCAGCGGATGCGGCGACGGTGGTCGACGTGGCGGGGCGGTTGGGGATGGCGGCGTGGGCTGCGGGGAGGGTCGAGGCGGGGGCGCCGGGGGTGGAGATAGGGCCGCTCGGGGTGACGTATGAGGGGGGGGCGTTGGGGGTTAGGGCGTAG
- a CDS encoding HD domain-containing protein gives MTSSISAHDARGLMHAWTANPALRHHMEAVAACVAAYAVELAPDEVERWTACGLLHDFDYERHPTPAEHPFVGVAHLRERGDVDEGIIEAILGHATYSGVPRTTPLAKALFACDELAGFIVACGKVRPDGLASLDAGGVRKKLKNKAFAAAVSREDIALGIEEMGVDEDAHYVRCIEAIRGAGLG, from the coding sequence ATGACGAGTTCGATCTCCGCCCACGATGCCCGCGGGCTCATGCACGCATGGACGGCCAACCCGGCGCTGCGGCACCACATGGAGGCCGTTGCCGCCTGCGTGGCCGCGTACGCAGTTGAGCTGGCGCCCGATGAGGTCGAGCGCTGGACGGCGTGCGGGCTGCTGCACGACTTCGACTACGAGCGGCATCCGACGCCGGCCGAGCACCCGTTCGTCGGCGTCGCGCACCTCCGGGAGCGGGGCGATGTGGACGAGGGCATCATCGAGGCGATCCTGGGCCACGCGACGTATTCCGGCGTGCCGCGGACGACGCCGCTGGCCAAGGCGCTCTTCGCGTGCGACGAGCTGGCCGGGTTCATCGTGGCGTGCGGCAAGGTGCGGCCGGACGGGCTGGCGTCGCTGGACGCGGGCGGCGTGCGCAAGAAGCTGAAGAACAAGGCGTTCGCGGCGGCGGTGTCGCGGGAGGACATCGCCCTGGGGATCGAGGAGATGGGAGTCGATGAGGACGCGCATTATGTGCGGTGCATAGAGGCGATTCGGGGGGCGGGGTTGGGGTAG
- a CDS encoding VWA domain-containing protein produces MSRPYALPTRPLVVLVAAIAAATAFIAWPAPSHLTAAAPDDTSAVDRAALPDDTAKGDPAAGPNAAPASPCVAIARREPAHTAARVGEPLTVTIRIDTACQGEPFPVNIVLAVDTSLEMAAPAGDAARTAMEAWLGDLGLPDGRGIRIGVVGFGSKVTLTCKLSDTQSVIRACLNRLGTSGAARPAVGLAEATALLRRSRSTAPPSIEPREIILLVSAWRNDPNTRGNAGCSEVVQTAGTAKGRGILLATLAVGASADAPCLRSAATSPRYAFSTAVAGPAAAFAGLTEVVDRTTSDHQTMFVQRIAVTDTLPSSVALVEGSASPPPDVADTAAGKVGWTVPVGPSRSVTLSYQVTPFEARGIGLPRRSTGLFQDGLGRRRSFPLPTMLLEVAGP; encoded by the coding sequence ATGTCCCGCCCCTACGCACTGCCGACCCGACCGCTCGTGGTCCTCGTCGCCGCCATCGCCGCCGCCACCGCGTTCATCGCATGGCCCGCGCCGTCCCACCTCACCGCCGCCGCGCCCGACGACACGTCCGCCGTCGACCGCGCCGCACTTCCGGACGACACGGCCAAGGGCGATCCGGCAGCCGGTCCGAACGCGGCGCCCGCGTCCCCGTGCGTCGCCATCGCCCGCCGCGAGCCCGCCCACACCGCGGCCCGTGTCGGCGAACCGCTGACGGTGACGATCCGCATCGACACCGCCTGCCAGGGCGAGCCGTTCCCGGTGAACATCGTCTTGGCCGTCGACACGTCGCTGGAGATGGCCGCGCCGGCCGGCGACGCCGCGCGAACGGCGATGGAAGCCTGGCTGGGCGACCTCGGTCTTCCGGACGGCCGCGGCATCCGGATCGGCGTCGTCGGCTTCGGCTCGAAGGTGACGCTGACGTGCAAGCTGAGCGACACGCAGAGCGTGATCCGCGCCTGCCTGAACCGCCTCGGCACGAGCGGCGCCGCCCGCCCGGCCGTCGGCCTGGCCGAGGCGACCGCACTGCTGCGGCGCAGCCGTTCGACGGCCCCGCCATCGATCGAACCGCGCGAGATCATCCTCCTCGTCTCGGCCTGGCGCAACGATCCGAACACGCGCGGCAACGCCGGCTGCAGCGAGGTGGTGCAGACGGCCGGCACGGCCAAGGGCCGCGGCATCCTGCTGGCCACGCTGGCCGTCGGCGCGTCGGCCGATGCGCCGTGCCTCCGCTCCGCCGCCACGTCCCCGCGCTACGCCTTCTCGACCGCGGTCGCCGGCCCCGCCGCCGCGTTCGCCGGTCTGACCGAGGTCGTCGACCGCACGACCAGCGACCACCAGACGATGTTCGTGCAGCGGATCGCGGTCACCGACACGCTGCCCTCGTCCGTCGCGCTCGTCGAGGGCAGCGCCAGCCCGCCGCCGGACGTGGCCGACACCGCCGCCGGCAAGGTCGGCTGGACGGTGCCCGTCGGTCCGTCGCGCTCCGTCACGCTGAGCTACCAGGTGACGCCGTTCGAGGCGCGCGGCATCGGCCTGCCCCGCCGGAGCACCGGGCTGTTCCAGGATGGGCTCGGCCGCCGACGCTCCTTCCCGCTCCCGACGATGCTGCTCGAGGTGGCGGGGCCATGA
- a CDS encoding NAD(P)-dependent alcohol dehydrogenase — translation MKALVGETYGPPEALRMVEVAKPVPDADEVLVRVLATSVNPADWHSMRAKPLFSRAVLGWLRPKNPILGVDVAGQVESVGNGVTQYKPGDEVYANLLDHGYGCFAEYVAVPVGVMASKPGNLSFEEAAAVPMAGVTALQGLRHHGAIDATQKVLINGGSGGVGSFAVQIAKSFGAEVTAVTSSANVDLVRSLGADHVVDYKTTDFAHSGERYDRILDTIGNRSVPDLKRALAPGGKAAVTGFTSVPKMMGVALRGGKDIAMVAAHVTAEDLAFLSGLIESGKVRPAIDRRYPFAEIPTAIAYLELGHAKGKVVIGVG, via the coding sequence ATGAAAGCCCTCGTTGGGGAAACGTATGGACCGCCGGAAGCGCTTCGGATGGTGGAGGTGGCGAAGCCTGTACCGGACGCCGATGAAGTCCTTGTGCGGGTACTGGCGACATCCGTCAATCCGGCGGACTGGCACTCCATGCGCGCCAAGCCCCTCTTCTCGCGTGCGGTCCTGGGCTGGCTACGGCCGAAGAACCCGATTCTCGGCGTGGACGTCGCCGGGCAGGTAGAGTCGGTCGGCAACGGCGTTACCCAATACAAGCCGGGTGACGAGGTCTACGCCAACCTCCTGGACCATGGATACGGATGTTTCGCAGAGTACGTTGCCGTACCCGTGGGGGTGATGGCGTCGAAGCCCGGCAACCTGTCCTTCGAGGAAGCGGCTGCCGTGCCGATGGCTGGTGTGACCGCGCTCCAGGGGCTTCGACACCATGGGGCGATCGATGCGACGCAGAAGGTGCTGATCAACGGTGGGTCCGGCGGTGTCGGCTCCTTCGCGGTCCAGATCGCCAAGTCATTCGGGGCCGAAGTGACCGCCGTGACGAGCTCCGCCAATGTCGATCTGGTTCGTTCGCTCGGCGCCGATCACGTCGTCGACTACAAGACGACCGACTTCGCCCATAGCGGCGAGCGCTACGACCGCATTCTCGACACGATCGGGAACCGTTCGGTGCCTGATCTCAAACGAGCGCTCGCTCCAGGCGGCAAGGCGGCTGTCACGGGGTTCACCAGCGTCCCCAAGATGATGGGGGTTGCGCTCCGCGGCGGGAAGGACATCGCCATGGTGGCGGCGCATGTGACCGCCGAGGACTTGGCGTTCCTGTCGGGACTGATCGAGAGCGGCAAGGTGCGCCCGGCGATCGACCGACGCTATCCGTTCGCCGAGATTCCGACGGCCATCGCCTATCTGGAGCTGGGTCATGCCAAGGGCAAGGTGGTCATCGGCGTGGGGTGA
- a CDS encoding cellulase family glycosylhydrolase codes for MPSTDPTAPAGRPSGSRSPRAGLPMLIALLSVTALAAGIVTRMFPSLPTRQAVGPGERLLEEVIVDEFAIKAEAKALEHVVLQLDLQRDCPWPDCTVPWGHVPTFTLFDDGQVIYTGTGDFPRYLVQRGMALPEEWTPLLQQMSALIDASMSPLSRLSPTTPCPASGGCRGADVIVRIRREGRLETYAASEGSDPVTVDAFEAIVERIQGWPPPIDRQVFTPNMETVWDVTGGAADAYAYPAPPPPYNDMSYFSETQLPSEQFPVMVEMGRGTQLHDFDANARGVDDGTDADTFPSAYDNGVPEAYWYRPEGHWLMRPVFDRGGVPIAKEPMKLAVVPWIYPSENVEVQMVVEAYAEALLNAAVARAVHDATAEALLFPIPDETDFPEAHDIAITAIAEPLRYVLPTPFPTAAFVQWSDDGRPTLPTARGIQTWMQWYRYDEDRAALIRLRQAGFEWFKQRFAWADMQPTGSQGMDTAHSDLYIQTVNDLGGRVMIQLAVPPAWAVDAGSDDPFNLIVWERFVSAFALRYSGKVDAYEIMNEPNLAREWGGAPDPAAYARVLKVAYDAIKSADSNAVVISAGLAPTGDRMPEAMGDDTFLRELIEDMDGTIDGYLDAIGVHAAGFKAAPAVSPDEAAASPELGGHRTFTFRRIEDLRALMMERSRAYAPLVVTEFGWTVDPRPASPYHWAAIDPIERGKFIATVFEQNTALFENDMWLGGPMILFSAADRAWTADDEAFWWAVADADGNVDGAVREALGMGTNEFSDD; via the coding sequence ATGCCCTCCACCGACCCCACCGCCCCGGCCGGCCGACCCAGCGGCAGCCGCAGCCCCCGCGCCGGCCTCCCGATGCTCATCGCCCTCCTCTCCGTCACCGCCCTCGCCGCCGGCATCGTCACCCGCATGTTCCCCAGCCTGCCGACGCGCCAGGCGGTCGGGCCGGGCGAGCGGTTGCTGGAGGAGGTGATCGTCGACGAGTTCGCGATCAAGGCCGAGGCGAAGGCGCTGGAGCACGTCGTGCTGCAGCTCGATCTGCAGAGGGACTGCCCGTGGCCGGACTGCACGGTGCCGTGGGGGCACGTGCCGACGTTCACGCTGTTCGATGACGGGCAGGTGATCTACACGGGCACCGGAGACTTCCCCCGCTACCTGGTGCAACGAGGCATGGCCCTTCCCGAGGAGTGGACGCCGCTGCTCCAGCAGATGTCGGCGCTCATCGACGCATCGATGTCCCCGTTGTCCCGTTTGTCCCCGACGACGCCCTGCCCGGCGAGCGGCGGGTGCAGGGGCGCGGACGTCATCGTCCGCATCCGGCGCGAGGGTCGACTGGAGACGTACGCCGCGTCGGAGGGCAGCGATCCGGTAACCGTCGATGCCTTCGAAGCGATCGTCGAACGGATCCAGGGCTGGCCGCCGCCGATCGACCGCCAGGTGTTCACCCCGAACATGGAGACGGTCTGGGATGTGACCGGGGGGGCGGCGGATGCCTATGCCTACCCGGCGCCCCCGCCGCCGTACAACGACATGTCGTACTTCTCGGAGACGCAGCTGCCCAGCGAGCAGTTCCCGGTCATGGTCGAGATGGGCCGCGGAACGCAGCTGCACGACTTCGACGCGAATGCACGTGGGGTCGACGATGGGACGGATGCCGACACGTTCCCGTCGGCGTACGACAACGGAGTCCCGGAAGCCTACTGGTATCGGCCCGAGGGCCACTGGCTGATGCGCCCGGTGTTCGACCGTGGCGGGGTCCCCATCGCCAAGGAACCGATGAAGCTGGCCGTCGTGCCGTGGATCTACCCGAGTGAGAACGTCGAGGTCCAGATGGTCGTCGAGGCCTACGCCGAGGCCCTGCTCAACGCCGCCGTCGCCCGCGCCGTCCACGACGCGACGGCCGAGGCCCTCCTGTTTCCGATCCCCGACGAGACGGACTTCCCAGAGGCACACGACATCGCGATCACTGCCATCGCCGAGCCGCTTCGATATGTGCTTCCCACCCCCTTCCCCACCGCCGCTTTCGTGCAGTGGTCCGACGACGGCCGCCCAACCCTCCCCACCGCCCGCGGCATCCAAACCTGGATGCAGTGGTACCGCTACGACGAGGACCGCGCCGCCCTCATCCGCCTCCGTCAGGCCGGCTTCGAGTGGTTCAAGCAGCGCTTCGCCTGGGCCGACATGCAGCCCACCGGATCGCAGGGGATGGACACGGCGCACAGCGACCTCTACATCCAGACGGTGAACGACCTCGGCGGGCGGGTGATGATCCAGCTGGCCGTGCCGCCCGCGTGGGCGGTCGATGCCGGGAGCGACGACCCGTTCAACCTGATCGTCTGGGAGCGGTTCGTGAGCGCGTTCGCGCTGCGCTACAGCGGCAAGGTGGACGCCTACGAGATCATGAACGAGCCGAACCTGGCCCGCGAGTGGGGCGGGGCCCCCGATCCGGCCGCCTACGCGCGCGTCCTGAAGGTGGCGTACGACGCGATCAAGTCCGCCGACAGCAACGCCGTCGTGATCAGCGCCGGCCTGGCGCCGACGGGGGACCGGATGCCGGAGGCGATGGGGGACGACACGTTCCTGCGCGAGCTGATCGAGGACATGGACGGGACGATCGATGGCTACCTTGATGCCATCGGCGTCCACGCGGCCGGCTTCAAGGCCGCGCCCGCTGTATCTCCCGACGAGGCGGCCGCCAGCCCAGAGCTCGGGGGTCACCGGACGTTCACGTTCCGGCGAATCGAGGACCTGCGGGCGCTCATGATGGAGCGGAGCCGTGCGTACGCGCCGCTGGTCGTCACGGAGTTCGGCTGGACCGTCGACCCGCGCCCGGCCTCGCCGTACCACTGGGCCGCCATCGATCCGATCGAGCGTGGCAAGTTCATCGCCACCGTGTTCGAGCAGAACACGGCCCTCTTCGAGAACGATATGTGGCTCGGCGGCCCCATGATCCTCTTCAGCGCCGCCGACCGCGCCTGGACCGCCGACGACGAGGCGTTCTGGTGGGCGGTGGCGGATGCGGATGGGAATGTGGATGGCGCGGTGCGGGAGGCGCTGGGGATGGGGACGAACGAGTTCTCGGACGACTGA
- a CDS encoding cytochrome c, whose translation MDSPTPNRRPSAGLINRSAIPLAIALAVAAVAIGIRQVSQRPADALVGPKGAITPTRPPYDPVRWPTAAAGVPPPPAAVVAHGAALYDAHCASCHGVNLEGQPDWKRTLPDGSLPAPPHDVSGHTWHHGDGELLRIIAEGGVVYMPESKMPGFAEVMSDDDMRAVLTFIKSSWGAEQLAWQAQITAGEVGPQAAP comes from the coding sequence ATGGACTCTCCCACGCCGAACCGACGCCCCAGCGCCGGCCTGATCAACCGCTCGGCCATCCCGCTGGCCATCGCGTTGGCCGTCGCTGCCGTCGCGATCGGCATCCGGCAGGTGAGCCAACGCCCGGCCGACGCCCTCGTCGGCCCGAAAGGCGCCATCACCCCCACCCGCCCGCCCTACGACCCCGTCCGCTGGCCCACCGCCGCCGCCGGCGTTCCACCGCCCCCGGCCGCCGTCGTCGCCCACGGCGCCGCGTTGTACGATGCGCACTGCGCGAGCTGCCACGGCGTGAACCTCGAGGGCCAGCCGGACTGGAAGCGCACGCTGCCCGACGGTTCGCTGCCCGCCCCGCCGCACGACGTCAGCGGCCACACCTGGCACCACGGCGACGGCGAGTTGCTGCGGATCATCGCCGAAGGCGGAGTTGTCTACATGCCCGAGTCGAAGATGCCGGGGTTTGCCGAGGTGATGAGCGACGACGACATGCGCGCGGTGCTGACGTTCATCAAGTCGTCGTGGGGCGCCGAGCAACTGGCGTGGCAGGCACAGATTACGGCGGGCGAAGTCGGCCCGCAGGCGGCGCCGTGA